A genomic segment from Gracilinanus agilis isolate LMUSP501 chromosome 1, AgileGrace, whole genome shotgun sequence encodes:
- the LOC123247991 gene encoding prophenin and tritrpticin precursor-like, with amino-acid sequence MGSLGRSLLVLCIALATATLSAQQRRGLSDQEALSLFLRVYNRDSKDNAIFKLRESRSVLREGRRLTLNAIIQETNCLKSENQNPDQCEFKERGLVRDCSGEMSPARLPRLIVIVCDSVPSQGSENQDALPAANHGKRKRRSDVESDMSPDTLPEKHRRRPFRRPPGFFPRPGPGPIFPGPRPNPNFPDPNFPNPNFPRPNFPRPNFPRPNLPDPNFPRPNLPDPNLPGPNLPDPQPDPDFP; translated from the exons ATGGGGAGCCTGGGAAGGAGCCTTCTGGTGCTTTGTATAGCCCTGGCCACTGCAACACTCTCTGCTCAGCAAAGGAGGGGATTGAGTGACCAAGAAGCTTTATCCCTGTTCCTGAGGGTCTATAACAGAGACTCCAAAGATAATGCCATCTTCAAGCTGCGTGAATCCCGATCTGTCCTTAGAGAG GGCAGGAGATTGACCTTGAATGCCATCATCCAGGAAACAAATTGTCTTAAGTCAGAGAATCAGAATCCTGACCAGTGTGAATTCAAAGAACGTGGG CTGGTGAGAGACTGCTCAGGAGAGATGTCCCCTGCACGACTTCCCCGGCTGATTGTAATTGTTTGTGACTCTGTGCCCTCACAG GGGTCTGAAAACCAGGATGCACTCCCGGCGGCAAATCATGGAAAACGAAAGAGGAGAAGTGATGTAGAAAGCGATATGTCACCGGACACCCTTCCAGAAAAGCATAGGAGGCGTCCTTTTAGACGTCCACCTGGGTTCTTTCCCAGGCCTGGACCTGGCCCCATTTTCCCTGGCCCTCGGCCTAACCCCAATTTCCCTGACCCCAACTTCCCTAACCCCAATTTCCCCCGTCCCAATTTCCCCCGTCCCAATTTCCCCCGTCCCAATTTACCTGACCCCAATTTCCCCCGTCCCAATTTACCTGACCCCAATTTACCTGGTCCCAATTTACCTGACCCTCAACCTGACCCCGATTTCCCTTGA